The window GCTGCCAACTATCATAAGATGCAAGTGATAATCTCCCTGGAGACAGGCTGCCTGTTGAAATATCAGAATCCTCCCTATTCCTGTAACCTCTTTTCTTCCCATAATAGTTCATCAACTCCTCTTTGGAAATCTCACTATCGCTGGATTTAAACTTCATCCCTCCATTTTTTCCATTTTTGGTCTCTGCTCCATACTTGCTGTTCCTAAACGACCAACAAAACGAGCTCGTTTCTGTTAAACAAATAACCGCCATCGGAAAGGAATTGAAGAAGTTGTATATTGTCTAAATGAATTGAATAAAATGTTCGTACAAGATTCTATATATAGAGAAAGAAACGTATTTATTTCCTAAAGCTAAAACACGACTTTCATATATGAACTTTGCCACATTATATGAGTCAAAAATGATTGTACAGCAAATGGTCCATCGTATATCAACACGCCCCCTTCAAGCTTGGAACAGACCTAGAACACCAAGCTTGATTAATAGAAAACGATGTTAATCAGTACCCAACCCTTTGGTGAAGAGTTCAGCAAGTTGATTCGAGGAAGACACATAGGCAGTCCGAAAACAACCCGCTTTAATCTTATCACGAATAAGGTGACAATCAATATCGATGTGCTTTGTACGCTCGTGAAACATGGGATTGGCAGCAATATGCAAAGCTGCATGGTTATCACAGTACAGTGTAGCAGGTTCGGTAAACACCAACCCCATATTAGACAACAGCCCTTGGATCCAAACTAACTCACAGGAAGTCGTAGCCATGGCGCGATACTCTGCTTCGACCGAAGATCTTGAGACGATGTTCTGTTTTTTTGTGCGCTAAGATATAAGTGAATCTCCCAATTTAATGCAGAAACCTGTGAGAGATCGACGAGTCATGGGACAAGAGGCCCAATCTGAGTCACAATAGGCAGATAACTTCAAGGCGCTGTGAGAAGGCAGAAAAATGCCCATCCCAGGGGAGCCCTTGAGATATTTGACAACTTGCATGGCAGCATCCATATGAGCACGTTTAGGAGAGTGCATAAACTGACTCAACCGTTGAACTGCATAACATATATCAGGTCTAGTAATGGTGAGATATATTAATTTGCCAACTAATCGTTTATACGAATCTGAATCAGCAAGAAAATTATCGGAGGCATAAGCTGATGTAGTAGGAAACAAGCGATCAAAATCATGGGAGGTGAGCTTCTGATGTTGTTCAGTAGGGGTATCAAACGGTTTGGCCCCAAGGAATCCAGCATCCGCAAGAAGATCCAGAGCATACTTTCGTTGATTTAAAAGAATGCCACTGGTGGATCGGGCTATTTCAATCCCTAAAAAATACTTCAAAAGACCAAGGTCTCGAAGCTCAAGTCGAGAGTGCAAGAATTTCTTTAAATCATCAATGGCAGCCATATCATTACCAGTGATGACAATATCATCGACATAAACCACTAGAAGGGTAGTGATGTGAGCATCATGACGAGTAAACAAGGAATGATCATGTTGGGACTGCGTAAAACCAGCATCAATCATCACAGTTGCAAACTTTTGATTCCATTGTCGAGAAGCTTGTTTAAGCCCATACAAAGATTTGCGAAGTCGACAAACTTTATTGTGGTCTTGAACATGATAGCCGAGGGGCAGTTGCATAAAGATTTCTTCATCTAAGTCACCTTGGAGAAACGCATTGGTAACATCCATCTGAAATAAACTCTAGCCTCGGACAGCTGCTATGCTGAAAAAACAACGTATGGTGGTGATTTTGGCCGTAGGAGAAAACGTGTCATGGAAATCATCTCCAGCCTGTTGTGTGTATCCCTTCGCAACCAACCGCGCTTTGAATTTATCAACACTTCCATTGGGTAGGAATTTTAGCTTATAAAACCATCGGCACCCTATCGGCTTGGCATAGGACGGTAAATCAACTATATCCCATGTGTGGTTGGAGTCTAGAGCTGCTAGTTCCAAATCCATTGCATGATTCCACCTAGGATCCGTGATAGCTTCATGATAAGATCGTGGCTCAGAAAAGGATGAAAATGTAGTTAAAAAACTTTGATAGGATTGAGAAAAATTTGAGTACTGGATATGATTATAAATCGGATAGCATCAAGGAGTGGCAGAGGCATGAGACAATGTGGGAcaagaaaaatcttttgtccaaATGGGTGGTTGTACACTTCGAGATGATCTTCTTAAGGGAAGTGAAGGGGCATCATCATTGTCTGTCCCTTGAGCAGATGGGGAGTGGAGATCACTGGACAAATCAGGACCATCGTCTTCCAGTGGGGAAGAATCGAAGAATGAGTTGGAGTCAAGAAACATTGGTTCAGGCATTGACTTTTCAGCAACAGATAGTTAGATTCATGAAAGACAACATCTCTTGAAATAAAGATTCTCTTGGTCTCAAGATCCATCACTTTGTATCCTTTTGAAGAATGGAATAACCCAAAAATACAAAAGCCTTGGCTCTAGAGGAGAATTTATGGGTGACATGTAAAGATGAGGCATAACAAAGACAACCAAAGACTTTTAGATGTGTATATGAAGGAGTCTTGCCGAACATGATTTCAAAAGGCCGAGTTTTATTGGCAAGAAGAGGACTGAGAGTACAGTTTACGAGATATACGGCAGTGAGAACACAATCTCCCCAGAAATGGAGAGGAATAGACGATTGAAAGTATAAGGCTCTAGCCAAGTCAAGGATGTGGCGATGTTTCCTTTCAAccactccattttgttgaggagtatATGGACAAGAACTTTGATGCAAAATTCCGAGTGATGTAAATAGCGATCCACACTCGAGTTTAAAAAAATCAGAAGCATTATCGGTTCGAATTGCTTTGACTTTCAATGAGAATTGAGTGGCAaccatgataaaaaaaaactagTTTAGAAGTCTTAGGATGTCCAACTTGGATTGCATAAGAAATGTCCACGTGCCTCTAGAGAAATCATCGATAATCGTCAAGAAATATTTTTCTCCATTATATGTGGGTGTTCGAAATGGACCCCAAATATCCATATGCACGAGTTCAAACAAAGAAGAAGTTTTTGATAAGCTAACTATAGGAAAACTCAATCTTGTTTGTTTGATTTAGGACAAACGGTTCCTTCACACCGCTCTTGCTGATACACTTATTAGGAGCGGGTACGCAAACGCTCCTGGAAGACCGGTCTTAATACAttgttttttttgtagtgaaagAATGATGTTCTTTGATAAAAAAAGGCAACAATTGCATTCTAGTGAGGGACATATGCCCTGATCTTCGATGCCACAAGTCATGAGTAACAGAAGCACATGAAATGAAAGTATTACATTGAGGTGTACTAGAGGTTATCTGGTGTGAAACATGAGAGGGTCGAAATGGTGCTGGTGCTAAGTAGTAAAGTCCATGGTGAGCCCTACCAATCCAAATTATCTTCCCACTGTTGCGGTCCTGAAATGTACAACAATGAGGGTAAAATGTGACATAACAGTCATGAGATTTAGTGAACTTAGAAACTGAGAGGAGGTTGAAGTGAAAGTGAGGAATATACAACACATCGTGAACGATGGTGGTATCTAAGACATTGACAGACCCTTTAGCATTAACTAAGAGTTGAACACCATTCGGCAATCTCACGGAACTAGGGGAAGAACGCAAAGATTTAGGATCACACAGCAACGAATAGTTACCCGTCATATGCTCATTGGCTCCGGTGTCTATGATCCAATCTGTAGGAGCACTTCCATGAATCTGTCCAGCCATGTTTACAACAGCATTGGCGTCTGGTGCCTGCAACGTTTTAGCATCATTATTATTCGATGACTGTAAAATGGTATCTCCTAATAGTTGCAATATCTCAGCATATTGAGCTGGGGTGAAACTAGATCCAGCCCCTGTAGTGGTCTTTGGTGACACCTCATTGTCCATCATAGCAACATTGTGAGCCATATTCTTCATCTTAGGTTTGTCAAACTCTCGATTAAATCGTGTAGGAGTGCCTCTGCCTTGTTGGTGTTGTGGTTTGTACAACTTGTGGCCTGGAGGGTACCCTATCAACTTAAAACAATGAGCTTTAACATGTCCATTCCAACCACAATGCTCACACGTAAGAACCTCTTTTCTTCGCTCATCGCCCCGTCCTTGTCTCGCATAGAAGATTGAAGTAGGTTGATCAACCGAGGACAACATACGATGAGACTCCTCTTGAGAAAGCAGTGAAAAAGCCTGGCTAACCATTGGCAAAGGCGTCATCATCAATATTTGGCTTCGAACATGCATATGCTGTCATTAAGGCCCATCAAAAATTGCAATAAACGATGTTGCTGGTCATATTCAACATACTTCCTCACTGCAGCACACTCACACGACGGCAAGGTGACCAATGAACTATATTGATCCCAAAGCTGCTTCAGCTTACAAAAATACACTGAAATTGTGGTGTTTCCTTGAGTTAATCTCCCAAGTTCTCGGTGAATCAAGAAAATTCTCGAGCCATTAACCTTATCAAATTGATCTTTCAAGTCTGACCATACTGTAGAAGCATCACTCGAATATACAATTCCactgaaaatattttttgaaacaGAATTCATAATCCATGATAACACTAATGCATTGCATCTCTCCCACTGATTTAACGTAGTACTTCCTACCGCAGGTCGTACACACGTTCCGTCAATGAACGCCGTCTTATTTTTTGCCCGAAGTGCGATTAACATCACACGACTCCAAATGCCATAATCCTCAACCCCTGTCAACTGTTCACTAACAATAGTCATACCTGGAGCATCCGACATGTGTAAGAACAAGGGATCGTTGAAATTGGTGGGGTTTGCCATGAATTGAACAACTCGAAGCTGTAAAAAAAATGCTCAACGATCTCAATCGACTGAGTCCAAAATCAGCTGCGTGCGAAGATTATTGGCGGAAGAGAGGAATCTCGCGAATCTAAATCCagctgctctgataccatgttaaacaAATAACCGCCATCGGAAAGGAATTGAAGAAGTTGTATATTGTCTAACTGAATTGAATAAAATGTTCGTACAAGATTCTATATATAGAGAAAGAAACGTATTTATTTCCTAAAGCTAAAACACGACTTTCATATATGAACTTTGCCACATTATATGGGTCAACAATGATTGTACAACAAATGGTCCCTTGTATATCAAAAGTTTCATCAATTTCAGTATCTCGATTGCTAGCTTGCTGGTTCCCTTCAAGCATAAAAGGTGAACCATGGAGTTGAAGTTTCTTGACAGTAATAATGGGAACAACATATTATTTTTGGCCAAGATTTAGCAAGGTATCTGGAGAAATTATGTCATATGGCTGCTGGAATATTGTGGGGTGTGCGACACAGCATTTGGGTTACGGTTGAGTAGCTCTGAAGCTAGAATTGGGCGGTCGTGTAGCTCCACGTGACCACCTGGATGAACTATCTTTACAAACAGATTCTTGCTGCTGTTACTACAAAACCAGATGGAAATTGAACTCATAACCGTTTTTCCTTTTTTCGTTTCCTTGGAAGTTTTGAGGTTTATATAGGAGGGAGACTAGTTTTGTACTGGCTGTTGCTTTAGCATTAATGGTTCATACCAAGATTCTTGTTCTCGGATTGTTTTTCTGTGGAACTTTGGTTTTGCAGAGAAAATCGTTTTGTTCTTTGTATTATCTGATTGTAAGATAGAGACAGAGCATTTTTACCTTGTTTTGGTTACAGACAAAGTTAAAAGGATTTGGAAAGTTTGATGAACCACAGATTGTTTGCTGTTAATTGAAGAGAATTTGTAGACTACAACATGCCGATTTACATCGACCAGTAGCAGAAAAAGAATTCTAGATTCTTCAGACATAAATTGGTGTTCCACTTTATGTAGCAtgcatttgatatatgatacATATTCTTCAAGAAAAATTATATACTGCTGATGTATAATTCACTTGTATTCGTGAAAAACAAAATTGGTCGCTATTTTGTACAGAAGATCTAAGATTGAAAAAAGAACATATTATTGATCTAAACATCAGAAGCATTAACTAGGCACAATGTCCACCGACGTTTATATGCTCGTTTTTGGTCCACGGAATAATCTCAAAGAAACGTAGATTTCATGCAATCGAACATGTCACTGTCAGTGTCTTAGACATTTCAAATTCACATGAGATGAGAATTCAGGTGCCCCTGTGTGAGAAGTAGCCTGCATTAGTTCAACTGTTTCCGGTTTCCGAGTTACCATGATCAAATGTTTCCGGTTTCTGAATTACTATGATCCTTGGAACTCGAGTGAACTTTTTTTGACTCGTACCCCTTAGATGGGCATGAACGGGAAAAGCCGTAAAATTGATAAAATAGGAGCCTGTCCGATAGGCGGCTTGACATATTCTTTGCCAGCTGCAGGGTACAATGACAAAACAACAAAACCTTTCTTGTTCTTAACTTtaagagcaaaaaaaaaaaatctgcgTAGTTTTCTGGCAGAAGAGTTTATGCAGTCTAAGATCAAGAACATAGAAACGGGCATTTGGTATAGAAATGCTAACAGATGAACAAAAGTAGTAGTACTAGTGTATATTCAGGGAGCAGAATCGATTACTCTAAGGGATCCTCCGAGCTCAAGAGGCACAAGGGGGATGAAAGAATGCAAGACATCAGTTATGAGTGGTCTATAACTCGGCTCTGGTTGTACGCATAGCACAGCTATTGCTGCCACCTGATCAGGAAAATGGATACCATCAAATTGAGTTAAAAAACTAGTTTTCGAAAATACTCGAGCACAAGAGTGGTTggtattttgtaaaaaaaaaaaacacacttGATACAAATGCTTCAAATCCATTGTATTTCTGATGGCTTGATCGACAATGTTTGGAAGCTTTGATCTATCCATAAGATGAGGCGTCGCCCAGGTAACTATAGATTGGCACTGTGCATCAGCCAATCTTTCTACAGGACGTCTTCCCATCAAAAGCTCAAGAAGAACCACGCCAAACgcatacacatcacttttgtcTGTAAGTTTACCTATAAATTGTTCAAGAATTTGTTGCTAATAAATTCAGAGTTGAATGACTATCATTGTGCAAAAAATAACTGTAGAAGGAGAATTTAGTTTCCATTATTTTCAACTATTTTAAACAgtataacaattaaaaatccaagTACGATGTTTTGATCATATCCGGGCAATTGTTGCTTCCTCGAAAAACAGTGCGGAATGTAATAAGCCATTTTCTGTGCAGACAAGTACAAGGAATAGTCTTTACCATCTAGCAAGTACTCGGGAGCTAAATAGCCCAAGGTTCCAGAAAACTTATGGTTGTTCGCGTTCAGTTTCCCTCCAGAGATTGCAAGGCCAAAGTCAGAGAGCTTGAACCAAAAGACTAATTGAATCAGCTATCTCGTAATATTGACGTAGAATCAAAGTTACGTGAGAAAACAGAAGATTTTTTCTGTAATATTACCTTGGCATTGAACTTGGAATCAAGAAGAATATTCGATGATTTCAGATCTCTATGTATCAAAGGTGGGTCACAAACTTCATGCAAGTGTTCTAATCCTCTGGTTAGAGGTAAAAAGTGTTTGGTAAGGTACTAAGGCTGGGAAACCAATGATAAAAACAAAAAGTTCACTAAAAAGGGGTACCTTGCAACATCAAGGGCGACTTTCATTCTTAGATGCCAATTCAAAGTCGATCCACGATTACGTTCTAAAATGAATTCATTCATGTAAGAAATACAAAACTATCATTGATTAATCTTGCGACATAACCAAAAATCgtgaaaatttgaaatttaccaTGCAAGTGGGATTCCAATGACCCGTTCTCCATCAATTCATAAACCAAGAACCGTGCTTTGCCATGaatacaatatcctaaaagAGAAACAATGTTTTGATGTTGTATTTTACCAAGCAATTCGACCTCATTCTGCAAATCCAAACAAAATCGAGCATAACAAATATCCGTAAAACTAACACAAACATTTCCTGGCTATAATCAAAATTAGCCCTCACTTCACCTCAAATCCTCTTTCAGCTTCCTGCCCACCAGCATATACTTTTTTCACAGCCGCGAGAATGTTCTCATTGAAACGAGCTTTATACACACGCCCGAATCCATCTTCTCCTACAACATTCCCTTCATCAAAATCTTTTGTAGCAGATACTAGCGATTGGTACTCAATTGCAGCAATAGGACAACCCTTGTTGCCACCACTCtttaaagaagaaaatttatccAAACTCGTACTCAATGACATTCCTTTAGCAGCATCTACATATGCAGAGTTAATAAATAACAAGAACGAAAGTTAAAAGGGAAACAGGATATCTACTTTCAAAAAGATATACCTGAATTCAAATCACCTCTTGCATTAcatttcttcaaaattttcagCCTGCAGATTAAGAAACAAGACAGAAGCAGCAAAATTCCTCCCAGAAGAGTTGAAGCAACAACAAAAGCGATAAGTATTTTCTTGTTCAAGTCCTTGCTGTGCACAACCTTAACCTCTCCAACTTCAAAACAAACAAAGCCAATGACACAATCAACTTAAAGTAATATCGCATTATTATTTCCCCAAGCACCTTTCTTTTTTACAGATAATCAGTGCCAAAAGCAAATACAAGGAAAAAAATCGAAGTACAAGATTAATACAATCTACGTGTGATCAACATTTTCGAGAATACAACAAATAGGGCCAAGCCAAACAAACAGAGAAAATGACAACCTCACTCAAAAACCTCAAAGCCCAGTCGCAACTACTGAACTAAATGCAGTAAACATTCTTGTGTTACCTGGAGGCGGCGCAATCAAATCAGAAGAATTCTTGAAAACGGGTTCTTTTTCCTTAGGAAGAACAGGGTCAGACACAGGGGGATCTGCCCTCACATCTAGGGGAGCCGAGAACAAAGGGGAGCTAAAAACCCAAGTGGGTACCAGGATCAAAAGCAAAAGCTTCAAACCCATTCCTTCTCTCAAAATCTTGTTTCTAGAATGGGATTTGCCTTATCTGATATTTAAGGCAATCcaaatttgaatattttgagAATGTGATAGACTTTCTCAAGTATGTCTTATGTGCATCTAGTTCTTTCCAGTCAATTCCAGTTTTTTAATTTCTTTAATGGAAGGTGACAAAATAATGTCAGAAAAAAAGCGCAATGATTCTCTTTTTGTATTTCAGAAAAAGAACAAAGTGGCAGTGTTGCTCCTTTCTTACAGCGTTAAAAGAAGCAATCTTTATGGAGCCACGATTCGAGAACAACAGCGTGGACCGAAACGAGAAG is drawn from Primulina eburnea isolate SZY01 chromosome 10, ASM2296580v1, whole genome shotgun sequence and contains these coding sequences:
- the LOC140802906 gene encoding uncharacterized protein yields the protein MANPTNFNDPLFLHMSDAPGMTIVSEQLTGVEDYGIWSRVMLIALRAKNKTAFIDGTGIVYSSDASTVWSDLKDQFDKVNGSRIFLIHRELGRLTQGNTTISVYFCKLKQLWDQYSSLVTLPSCECAAVRKYVEYDQQHRLLQFLMGLNDSICMFEAKY
- the LOC140803436 gene encoding probable receptor-like protein kinase At1g80640 isoform X1 — encoded protein: MGLKLLLLILVPTWVFSSPLFSAPLDVRADPPVSDPVLPKEKEPVFKNSSDLIAPPPVGEVKVVHSKDLNKKILIAFVVASTLLGGILLLLSCFLICRLKILKKCNARGDLNSDAAKGMSLSTSLDKFSSLKSGGNKGCPIAAIEYQSLVSATKDFDEGNVVGEDGFGRVYKARFNENILAAVKKVYAGGQEAERGFENEVELLGKIQHQNIVSLLGYCIHGKARFLVYELMENGSLESHLHERNRGSTLNWHLRMKVALDVARGLEHLHEVCDPPLIHRDLKSSNILLDSKFNAKLSDFGLAISGGKLNANNHKFSGTLGYLAPEYLLDGKLTDKSDVYAFGVVLLELLMGRRPVERLADAQCQSIVTWATPHLMDRSKLPNIVDQAIRNTMDLKHLYQVAAIAVLCVQPEPSYRPLITDVLHSFIPLVPLELGGSLRLAKNMSSRLSDRLLFYQFYGFSRSCPSKGYESKKVHSSSKDHRAPEFSSHVNLKCLRH
- the LOC140803436 gene encoding probable receptor-like protein kinase At1g80640 isoform X2 → MGLKLLLLILVPTWVFSSPLFSAPLDVRADPPVSDPVLPKEKEPVFKNSSDLIAPPPVGEVKVVHSKDLNKKILIAFVVASTLLGGILLLLSCFLICRLKILKKCNARGDLNSDAAKGMSLSTSLDKFSSLKSGGNKGCPIAAIEYQSLVSATKDFDEGNVVGEDGFGRVYKARFNENILAAVKKVYAGGQEAERGFENEVELLGKIQHQNIVSLLGYCIHGKARFLVYELMENGSLESHLHERNRGSTLNWHLRMKVALDVARGLEHLHEVCDPPLIHRDLKSSNILLDSKFNAKLSDFGLAISGGKLNANNHKFSGTLGYLAPEYLLDGKLTDKSDVYAFGVVLLELLMGRRPVERLADAQCQSIVTWATPHLMDRSKLPNIVDQAIRNTMDLKHLYQVAAIAVLCVQPEPSYRPLITDVLHSFIPLVPLELGGSLRVIDSAP